One Brassica napus cultivar Da-Ae chromosome C2, Da-Ae, whole genome shotgun sequence DNA window includes the following coding sequences:
- the LOC106380762 gene encoding rho GTPase-activating protein 7 isoform X3, translating into MEASSLAALERPRGAAAAASNTVYKSGPLFISSKGLGWTSWKKRWFILTRSSLVFFKNDPGTLPQKGGEVNITLGGIDLNNSGSVVVREDKKLLTVLFPDGRDGRAFTLKAETYDDLCEWKTSLEQALAHAPNATLSMGHNGIFRPETNVASEGRDKRPLKSLVVGRPILLALEDIDGRPSFLEKALQFIENYGTKIEGILRQSADVEEVERRVQEYEQGKTEFSFDEDPHVIGDCIKHVLRELPSSPVSASCCTALLEAYRIESKEARISSLRSAMAETFPEPNRRLLQRILKMMHTISSHSHENRMSPSAVAACMAPLLLRPLLAGECDLEDEFDDSGEDNSAQLLAAANAANNAQAIITTLLEDYGSIFDEENIQRCSISTESHIGNSGPDDSSDDDNNLKNEYRNEEKEVEPVTDDDDDDNERALSGKMSESSAGTCSDLYEYKGFVADDSDIESPRETNGPIRNSNVRIDHLVRNPFVNSTDQQAGEQLRDDPTNSRLVNVTESYQTGKVLNELTHGSTFASPGLESSSEKSVNKSTPSSVHTKRSTFWGRGSARKLSTDGSFDSSGEDELAIQRLETAKNELRQRIAKEASLERRKQALHERRFSLEQDVSRLQEQLQAERDLRAALEVGLSMSSGHFSSHGVDSKTRAELEEIALAEADVARLKQKVAELHQQLNQQRQTNLGSFSDARDNHHYLQNHNLQNRRFLQQDFDSTLAFVNHERKQRHEEESVLGADWRNSKGAGSFGVGNSRQPSRKQTPESKSSEDSGKMSIDNFSGIDSP; encoded by the exons ATGGAGGCTTCTTCTTTAGCTGCTTTGGAGCGGCCTCGAggtgctgctgctgctgcttctaATACG GTTTATAAGAGTGGTCCACTTTTCATATCTTCGAAAG GATTGGGTTGGACGTCTTGGAAGAAACGCTGGTTCATACTCACACGTTCTTCTTTGGTCTTCTTCAAAAATGACCCT GGTACGCTACCACAAAAGGGTGGTGAAGTTAACATAACTCTGGGTGGTATCGACTTAAATAACTCTGGAAG tgTTGTGGTGCGAGAGGATAAGAAGTTGTTGACCGTATTGTTTCCTGATGGGCGTGATGGAAGAGCTTTCACTCTTAAG GCTGAGACATATGACGATTTGTGCGAGTGGAAAACTTCCCTTGAGCAGGCTCTTGCGCATGCCCCTAATGCAACACTCAGCATGGGTCATAATGGAATATTCCGTCCTGAAACTAACGTGGCCAGCGAAG GGCGGGATAAGCGTCCATTAAAATCATTGGTAGTTGGAAGACCAATCTTACTTGCTCTTGAAGATATTGATGGACGCCCATCGTTCCTCGAGAAAGCTCTTCAGTTTATTGAGAACTATG GAACCAAAATTGAAGGAATATTAAGACAGTCTGCTGATGTGGAGGAGGTGGAACGTAGAGTTCAAGAATATGAACAAG GCAAAACTGAGTTCAGTTTCGATGAAGATCCACATGTTATTGGAGACTGCATAAAG CATGTGTTGAGGGAGTTGCCTTCTTCTCCGGTTTCAGCATCTTGTTGCACTGCCCTGCTGGAAGCTTACA GAATCGAGTCTAAGGAGGCTCGCATTAGTTCATTGCGCTCTGCTATGGCGGAAACGTTTCCTGAACCTAATAGACGTCTACTACAACG GATTTTGAAAATGATGCATACCATCTCATCTCATTCCCACGAAAACCGAATGAGCCCATCTGCCGTGGCTGCTTGCATGGCTCCCCTCCTCTTACGTCCTCTACTCGCTGGTGAATGTGATCTAGAGGACGAATTTGATGATAGTGGTGAAGACAACTCTGCTCAGCTTCTTGCTGCTGCTAATGCTGCCAATAACGCTCAAGCCATCATTACCACTCTCCTGGAGGATTACGGAAGTATTTTCGAT GAAGAAAATATTCAAAGATGTTCCATTTCAACCGAGTCACATATTGGAAACAGTGGGCCTGATGATTCTAGTGATGATGATAACAATCTGAAAAATGAATACCGTAATGAAGAGAAGGAAGTAGAACCAGTgacagatgatgatgatgatgataatgagcGTGCGTTGAGTGGGAAAATGAGTGAGAGCAGCGCAGGCACATGCAGCGATCTCTATGAATACAAG ggATTCGTTGCTGATGACTCTGATATTGAATCACCGAGAGAGACAAATGGTCCAATACGTAATTCAAACGTACGAATAGATCATCTTGTGAGAAATCCTTTTGTCAACTCCACGGATCAACAAGCTGGAGAGCAGCTACGTGATGATCCAACAAACTCACGTCTTGTAAATGTTACCGAGTCTTATCAAACCGGGAAGGTCCTTAATGAACTCACTCATGGAAGTACTTTTGCTTCTCCTGGTCTTGAATCATCAAGTGAGAAATCCGTGAATAAGAGCACTCCCTCGTCTGTTCATACAAAGCGCTCAACATTCTGGGGTCGAGGCAGT GCCAGAAAGCTATCCACAGATGGATCTTTTGATTCTTCAGGAGAAGACGA GCTTGCTATACAGAGACTCGAGACTGCGAAAAATGAACTGCGACAACGAATTGCAAAGGAG GCTAGCTTAGAGAGAAGGAAGCAAGCACTGCATGAACGTCGTTTTTCGCTTGAACAAGAT GTATCAAGATTACAAGAGCAGTTGCAAGCCGAGAGAGATCTCCGAGCAGCACTGGAGGTTGGTTTGAGCATGTCTTCTGGACATTTCAGCTCACATGGTGTGGATTCTAAA ACGAGGGCTGAGCTTGAGGAAATTGCTCTTGCGGAGGCTGATGTTGCCAGGCTGAAGCAGAAAGTCGCAGAGCTTCACCAGCAGCTTAACCAGCAACGTCAGACTAACTTAGGTTCTTTCTCAGACGCGCGCGATAATCATCATTATCTCCAGAATCACAATCTTCAAAA CAGAAGGTTTCTACAGCAAGATTTTGATTCCACTCTTGCCTTCGTAAATcatgaaagaaaacaaagacaCGAGG AGGAGAGTGTGCTGGGAGCGGATTGGAGAAATAGTAAAGGAGCCGGATCTTTTGGTGTTGGTAATAGCAGGCAACCATCTCGTAAGCAAACACCAGAATCAAAAAGCAGCGAAGACTCCGGAAAGATGTCTATAGACAATTTCTCAGGCATAGATTCTCCCTGA
- the LOC106380762 gene encoding rho GTPase-activating protein 7 isoform X4 — translation MEASSLAALERPRGAAAAASNTVYKSGPLFISSKGLGWTSWKKRWFILTRSSLVFFKNDPGTLPQKGGEVNITLGGIDLNNSGSVVVREDKKLLTVLFPDGRDGRAFTLKAETYDDLCEWKTSLEQALAHAPNATLSMGHNGIFRPETNVASEGRDKRPLKSLVVGRPILLALEDIDGRPSFLEKALQFIENYGTKIEGILRQSADVEEVERRVQEYEQGKTEFSFDEDPHVIGDCIKHVLRELPSSPVSASCCTALLEAYRIESKEARISSLRSAMAETFPEPNRRLLQRILKMMHTISSHSHENRMSPSAVAACMAPLLLRPLLAGECDLEDEFDDSGEDNSAQLLAAANAANNAQAIITTLLEDYGSIFDEENIQRCSISTESHIGNSGPDDSSDDDNNLKNEYRNEEKEVEPVTDDDDDDNERALSGKMSESSAGTCSDLYEYKGFVADDSDIESPRETNGPIRNSNVRIDHLVRNPFVNSTDQQAGEQLRDDPTNSRLVNVTESYQTGKVLNELTHGSTFASPGLESSSEKSVNKSTPSSVHTKRSTFWGRGSARKLSTDGSFDSSGEDELAIQRLETAKNELRQRIAKEASLERRKQALHERRFSLEQDVSRLQEQLQAERDLRAALEVGLSMSSGHFSSHGVDSKTRAELEEIALAEADVARLKQKVAELHQQLNQQRQTNLGSFSDARDNHHYLQNHNLQKRFLQQDFDSTLAFVNHERKQRHEESVLGADWRNSKGAGSFGVGNSRQPSRKQTPESKSSEDSGKMSIDNFSGIDSP, via the exons ATGGAGGCTTCTTCTTTAGCTGCTTTGGAGCGGCCTCGAggtgctgctgctgctgcttctaATACG GTTTATAAGAGTGGTCCACTTTTCATATCTTCGAAAG GATTGGGTTGGACGTCTTGGAAGAAACGCTGGTTCATACTCACACGTTCTTCTTTGGTCTTCTTCAAAAATGACCCT GGTACGCTACCACAAAAGGGTGGTGAAGTTAACATAACTCTGGGTGGTATCGACTTAAATAACTCTGGAAG tgTTGTGGTGCGAGAGGATAAGAAGTTGTTGACCGTATTGTTTCCTGATGGGCGTGATGGAAGAGCTTTCACTCTTAAG GCTGAGACATATGACGATTTGTGCGAGTGGAAAACTTCCCTTGAGCAGGCTCTTGCGCATGCCCCTAATGCAACACTCAGCATGGGTCATAATGGAATATTCCGTCCTGAAACTAACGTGGCCAGCGAAG GGCGGGATAAGCGTCCATTAAAATCATTGGTAGTTGGAAGACCAATCTTACTTGCTCTTGAAGATATTGATGGACGCCCATCGTTCCTCGAGAAAGCTCTTCAGTTTATTGAGAACTATG GAACCAAAATTGAAGGAATATTAAGACAGTCTGCTGATGTGGAGGAGGTGGAACGTAGAGTTCAAGAATATGAACAAG GCAAAACTGAGTTCAGTTTCGATGAAGATCCACATGTTATTGGAGACTGCATAAAG CATGTGTTGAGGGAGTTGCCTTCTTCTCCGGTTTCAGCATCTTGTTGCACTGCCCTGCTGGAAGCTTACA GAATCGAGTCTAAGGAGGCTCGCATTAGTTCATTGCGCTCTGCTATGGCGGAAACGTTTCCTGAACCTAATAGACGTCTACTACAACG GATTTTGAAAATGATGCATACCATCTCATCTCATTCCCACGAAAACCGAATGAGCCCATCTGCCGTGGCTGCTTGCATGGCTCCCCTCCTCTTACGTCCTCTACTCGCTGGTGAATGTGATCTAGAGGACGAATTTGATGATAGTGGTGAAGACAACTCTGCTCAGCTTCTTGCTGCTGCTAATGCTGCCAATAACGCTCAAGCCATCATTACCACTCTCCTGGAGGATTACGGAAGTATTTTCGAT GAAGAAAATATTCAAAGATGTTCCATTTCAACCGAGTCACATATTGGAAACAGTGGGCCTGATGATTCTAGTGATGATGATAACAATCTGAAAAATGAATACCGTAATGAAGAGAAGGAAGTAGAACCAGTgacagatgatgatgatgatgataatgagcGTGCGTTGAGTGGGAAAATGAGTGAGAGCAGCGCAGGCACATGCAGCGATCTCTATGAATACAAG ggATTCGTTGCTGATGACTCTGATATTGAATCACCGAGAGAGACAAATGGTCCAATACGTAATTCAAACGTACGAATAGATCATCTTGTGAGAAATCCTTTTGTCAACTCCACGGATCAACAAGCTGGAGAGCAGCTACGTGATGATCCAACAAACTCACGTCTTGTAAATGTTACCGAGTCTTATCAAACCGGGAAGGTCCTTAATGAACTCACTCATGGAAGTACTTTTGCTTCTCCTGGTCTTGAATCATCAAGTGAGAAATCCGTGAATAAGAGCACTCCCTCGTCTGTTCATACAAAGCGCTCAACATTCTGGGGTCGAGGCAGT GCCAGAAAGCTATCCACAGATGGATCTTTTGATTCTTCAGGAGAAGACGA GCTTGCTATACAGAGACTCGAGACTGCGAAAAATGAACTGCGACAACGAATTGCAAAGGAG GCTAGCTTAGAGAGAAGGAAGCAAGCACTGCATGAACGTCGTTTTTCGCTTGAACAAGAT GTATCAAGATTACAAGAGCAGTTGCAAGCCGAGAGAGATCTCCGAGCAGCACTGGAGGTTGGTTTGAGCATGTCTTCTGGACATTTCAGCTCACATGGTGTGGATTCTAAA ACGAGGGCTGAGCTTGAGGAAATTGCTCTTGCGGAGGCTGATGTTGCCAGGCTGAAGCAGAAAGTCGCAGAGCTTCACCAGCAGCTTAACCAGCAACGTCAGACTAACTTAGGTTCTTTCTCAGACGCGCGCGATAATCATCATTATCTCCAGAATCACAATCTTCAAAA AAGGTTTCTACAGCAAGATTTTGATTCCACTCTTGCCTTCGTAAATcatgaaagaaaacaaagacaCGAG GAGAGTGTGCTGGGAGCGGATTGGAGAAATAGTAAAGGAGCCGGATCTTTTGGTGTTGGTAATAGCAGGCAACCATCTCGTAAGCAAACACCAGAATCAAAAAGCAGCGAAGACTCCGGAAAGATGTCTATAGACAATTTCTCAGGCATAGATTCTCCCTGA
- the LOC106380762 gene encoding rho GTPase-activating protein 7 isoform X1 codes for MEASSLAALERPRGAAAAASNTVYKSGPLFISSKGLGWTSWKKRWFILTRSSLVFFKNDPGTLPQKGGEVNITLGGIDLNNSGSVVVREDKKLLTVLFPDGRDGRAFTLKAETYDDLCEWKTSLEQALAHAPNATLSMGHNGIFRPETNVASEGRDKRPLKSLVVGRPILLALEDIDGRPSFLEKALQFIENYGTKIEGILRQSADVEEVERRVQEYEQGKTEFSFDEDPHVIGDCIKHVLRELPSSPVSASCCTALLEAYRIESKEARISSLRSAMAETFPEPNRRLLQRILKMMHTISSHSHENRMSPSAVAACMAPLLLRPLLAGECDLEDEFDDSGEDNSAQLLAAANAANNAQAIITTLLEDYGSIFDEENIQRCSISTESHIGNSGPDDSSDDDNNLKNEYRNEEKEVEPVTDDDDDDNERALSGKMSESSAGTCSDLYEYKGFVADDSDIESPRETNGPIRNSNVRIDHLVRNPFVNSTDQQAGEQLRDDPTNSRLVNVTESYQTGKVLNELTHGSTFASPGLESSSEKSVNKSTPSSVHTKRSTFWGRGSARKLSTDGSFDSSGEDELAIQRLETAKNELRQRIAKEARGNAILQASLERRKQALHERRFSLEQDVSRLQEQLQAERDLRAALEVGLSMSSGHFSSHGVDSKTRAELEEIALAEADVARLKQKVAELHQQLNQQRQTNLGSFSDARDNHHYLQNHNLQNRRFLQQDFDSTLAFVNHERKQRHEESVLGADWRNSKGAGSFGVGNSRQPSRKQTPESKSSEDSGKMSIDNFSGIDSP; via the exons ATGGAGGCTTCTTCTTTAGCTGCTTTGGAGCGGCCTCGAggtgctgctgctgctgcttctaATACG GTTTATAAGAGTGGTCCACTTTTCATATCTTCGAAAG GATTGGGTTGGACGTCTTGGAAGAAACGCTGGTTCATACTCACACGTTCTTCTTTGGTCTTCTTCAAAAATGACCCT GGTACGCTACCACAAAAGGGTGGTGAAGTTAACATAACTCTGGGTGGTATCGACTTAAATAACTCTGGAAG tgTTGTGGTGCGAGAGGATAAGAAGTTGTTGACCGTATTGTTTCCTGATGGGCGTGATGGAAGAGCTTTCACTCTTAAG GCTGAGACATATGACGATTTGTGCGAGTGGAAAACTTCCCTTGAGCAGGCTCTTGCGCATGCCCCTAATGCAACACTCAGCATGGGTCATAATGGAATATTCCGTCCTGAAACTAACGTGGCCAGCGAAG GGCGGGATAAGCGTCCATTAAAATCATTGGTAGTTGGAAGACCAATCTTACTTGCTCTTGAAGATATTGATGGACGCCCATCGTTCCTCGAGAAAGCTCTTCAGTTTATTGAGAACTATG GAACCAAAATTGAAGGAATATTAAGACAGTCTGCTGATGTGGAGGAGGTGGAACGTAGAGTTCAAGAATATGAACAAG GCAAAACTGAGTTCAGTTTCGATGAAGATCCACATGTTATTGGAGACTGCATAAAG CATGTGTTGAGGGAGTTGCCTTCTTCTCCGGTTTCAGCATCTTGTTGCACTGCCCTGCTGGAAGCTTACA GAATCGAGTCTAAGGAGGCTCGCATTAGTTCATTGCGCTCTGCTATGGCGGAAACGTTTCCTGAACCTAATAGACGTCTACTACAACG GATTTTGAAAATGATGCATACCATCTCATCTCATTCCCACGAAAACCGAATGAGCCCATCTGCCGTGGCTGCTTGCATGGCTCCCCTCCTCTTACGTCCTCTACTCGCTGGTGAATGTGATCTAGAGGACGAATTTGATGATAGTGGTGAAGACAACTCTGCTCAGCTTCTTGCTGCTGCTAATGCTGCCAATAACGCTCAAGCCATCATTACCACTCTCCTGGAGGATTACGGAAGTATTTTCGAT GAAGAAAATATTCAAAGATGTTCCATTTCAACCGAGTCACATATTGGAAACAGTGGGCCTGATGATTCTAGTGATGATGATAACAATCTGAAAAATGAATACCGTAATGAAGAGAAGGAAGTAGAACCAGTgacagatgatgatgatgatgataatgagcGTGCGTTGAGTGGGAAAATGAGTGAGAGCAGCGCAGGCACATGCAGCGATCTCTATGAATACAAG ggATTCGTTGCTGATGACTCTGATATTGAATCACCGAGAGAGACAAATGGTCCAATACGTAATTCAAACGTACGAATAGATCATCTTGTGAGAAATCCTTTTGTCAACTCCACGGATCAACAAGCTGGAGAGCAGCTACGTGATGATCCAACAAACTCACGTCTTGTAAATGTTACCGAGTCTTATCAAACCGGGAAGGTCCTTAATGAACTCACTCATGGAAGTACTTTTGCTTCTCCTGGTCTTGAATCATCAAGTGAGAAATCCGTGAATAAGAGCACTCCCTCGTCTGTTCATACAAAGCGCTCAACATTCTGGGGTCGAGGCAGT GCCAGAAAGCTATCCACAGATGGATCTTTTGATTCTTCAGGAGAAGACGA GCTTGCTATACAGAGACTCGAGACTGCGAAAAATGAACTGCGACAACGAATTGCAAAGGAG gCCAGAGGTAATGCAATATTACAGGCTAGCTTAGAGAGAAGGAAGCAAGCACTGCATGAACGTCGTTTTTCGCTTGAACAAGAT GTATCAAGATTACAAGAGCAGTTGCAAGCCGAGAGAGATCTCCGAGCAGCACTGGAGGTTGGTTTGAGCATGTCTTCTGGACATTTCAGCTCACATGGTGTGGATTCTAAA ACGAGGGCTGAGCTTGAGGAAATTGCTCTTGCGGAGGCTGATGTTGCCAGGCTGAAGCAGAAAGTCGCAGAGCTTCACCAGCAGCTTAACCAGCAACGTCAGACTAACTTAGGTTCTTTCTCAGACGCGCGCGATAATCATCATTATCTCCAGAATCACAATCTTCAAAA CAGAAGGTTTCTACAGCAAGATTTTGATTCCACTCTTGCCTTCGTAAATcatgaaagaaaacaaagacaCGAG GAGAGTGTGCTGGGAGCGGATTGGAGAAATAGTAAAGGAGCCGGATCTTTTGGTGTTGGTAATAGCAGGCAACCATCTCGTAAGCAAACACCAGAATCAAAAAGCAGCGAAGACTCCGGAAAGATGTCTATAGACAATTTCTCAGGCATAGATTCTCCCTGA
- the LOC106380762 gene encoding rho GTPase-activating protein 7 isoform X2 yields MEASSLAALERPRGAAAAASNTVYKSGPLFISSKGLGWTSWKKRWFILTRSSLVFFKNDPGTLPQKGGEVNITLGGIDLNNSGSVVVREDKKLLTVLFPDGRDGRAFTLKAETYDDLCEWKTSLEQALAHAPNATLSMGHNGIFRPETNVASEGRDKRPLKSLVVGRPILLALEDIDGRPSFLEKALQFIENYGTKIEGILRQSADVEEVERRVQEYEQGKTEFSFDEDPHVIGDCIKHVLRELPSSPVSASCCTALLEAYRIESKEARISSLRSAMAETFPEPNRRLLQRILKMMHTISSHSHENRMSPSAVAACMAPLLLRPLLAGECDLEDEFDDSGEDNSAQLLAAANAANNAQAIITTLLEDYGSIFDEENIQRCSISTESHIGNSGPDDSSDDDNNLKNEYRNEEKEVEPVTDDDDDDNERALSGKMSESSAGTCSDLYEYKGFVADDSDIESPRETNGPIRNSNVRIDHLVRNPFVNSTDQQAGEQLRDDPTNSRLVNVTESYQTGKVLNELTHGSTFASPGLESSSEKSVNKSTPSSVHTKRSTFWGRGSARKLSTDGSFDSSGEDELAIQRLETAKNELRQRIAKEARGNAILQASLERRKQALHERRFSLEQDVSRLQEQLQAERDLRAALEVGLSMSSGHFSSHGVDSKTRAELEEIALAEADVARLKQKVAELHQQLNQQRQTNLGSFSDARDNHHYLQNHNLQKRFLQQDFDSTLAFVNHERKQRHEESVLGADWRNSKGAGSFGVGNSRQPSRKQTPESKSSEDSGKMSIDNFSGIDSP; encoded by the exons ATGGAGGCTTCTTCTTTAGCTGCTTTGGAGCGGCCTCGAggtgctgctgctgctgcttctaATACG GTTTATAAGAGTGGTCCACTTTTCATATCTTCGAAAG GATTGGGTTGGACGTCTTGGAAGAAACGCTGGTTCATACTCACACGTTCTTCTTTGGTCTTCTTCAAAAATGACCCT GGTACGCTACCACAAAAGGGTGGTGAAGTTAACATAACTCTGGGTGGTATCGACTTAAATAACTCTGGAAG tgTTGTGGTGCGAGAGGATAAGAAGTTGTTGACCGTATTGTTTCCTGATGGGCGTGATGGAAGAGCTTTCACTCTTAAG GCTGAGACATATGACGATTTGTGCGAGTGGAAAACTTCCCTTGAGCAGGCTCTTGCGCATGCCCCTAATGCAACACTCAGCATGGGTCATAATGGAATATTCCGTCCTGAAACTAACGTGGCCAGCGAAG GGCGGGATAAGCGTCCATTAAAATCATTGGTAGTTGGAAGACCAATCTTACTTGCTCTTGAAGATATTGATGGACGCCCATCGTTCCTCGAGAAAGCTCTTCAGTTTATTGAGAACTATG GAACCAAAATTGAAGGAATATTAAGACAGTCTGCTGATGTGGAGGAGGTGGAACGTAGAGTTCAAGAATATGAACAAG GCAAAACTGAGTTCAGTTTCGATGAAGATCCACATGTTATTGGAGACTGCATAAAG CATGTGTTGAGGGAGTTGCCTTCTTCTCCGGTTTCAGCATCTTGTTGCACTGCCCTGCTGGAAGCTTACA GAATCGAGTCTAAGGAGGCTCGCATTAGTTCATTGCGCTCTGCTATGGCGGAAACGTTTCCTGAACCTAATAGACGTCTACTACAACG GATTTTGAAAATGATGCATACCATCTCATCTCATTCCCACGAAAACCGAATGAGCCCATCTGCCGTGGCTGCTTGCATGGCTCCCCTCCTCTTACGTCCTCTACTCGCTGGTGAATGTGATCTAGAGGACGAATTTGATGATAGTGGTGAAGACAACTCTGCTCAGCTTCTTGCTGCTGCTAATGCTGCCAATAACGCTCAAGCCATCATTACCACTCTCCTGGAGGATTACGGAAGTATTTTCGAT GAAGAAAATATTCAAAGATGTTCCATTTCAACCGAGTCACATATTGGAAACAGTGGGCCTGATGATTCTAGTGATGATGATAACAATCTGAAAAATGAATACCGTAATGAAGAGAAGGAAGTAGAACCAGTgacagatgatgatgatgatgataatgagcGTGCGTTGAGTGGGAAAATGAGTGAGAGCAGCGCAGGCACATGCAGCGATCTCTATGAATACAAG ggATTCGTTGCTGATGACTCTGATATTGAATCACCGAGAGAGACAAATGGTCCAATACGTAATTCAAACGTACGAATAGATCATCTTGTGAGAAATCCTTTTGTCAACTCCACGGATCAACAAGCTGGAGAGCAGCTACGTGATGATCCAACAAACTCACGTCTTGTAAATGTTACCGAGTCTTATCAAACCGGGAAGGTCCTTAATGAACTCACTCATGGAAGTACTTTTGCTTCTCCTGGTCTTGAATCATCAAGTGAGAAATCCGTGAATAAGAGCACTCCCTCGTCTGTTCATACAAAGCGCTCAACATTCTGGGGTCGAGGCAGT GCCAGAAAGCTATCCACAGATGGATCTTTTGATTCTTCAGGAGAAGACGA GCTTGCTATACAGAGACTCGAGACTGCGAAAAATGAACTGCGACAACGAATTGCAAAGGAG gCCAGAGGTAATGCAATATTACAGGCTAGCTTAGAGAGAAGGAAGCAAGCACTGCATGAACGTCGTTTTTCGCTTGAACAAGAT GTATCAAGATTACAAGAGCAGTTGCAAGCCGAGAGAGATCTCCGAGCAGCACTGGAGGTTGGTTTGAGCATGTCTTCTGGACATTTCAGCTCACATGGTGTGGATTCTAAA ACGAGGGCTGAGCTTGAGGAAATTGCTCTTGCGGAGGCTGATGTTGCCAGGCTGAAGCAGAAAGTCGCAGAGCTTCACCAGCAGCTTAACCAGCAACGTCAGACTAACTTAGGTTCTTTCTCAGACGCGCGCGATAATCATCATTATCTCCAGAATCACAATCTTCAAAA AAGGTTTCTACAGCAAGATTTTGATTCCACTCTTGCCTTCGTAAATcatgaaagaaaacaaagacaCGAG GAGAGTGTGCTGGGAGCGGATTGGAGAAATAGTAAAGGAGCCGGATCTTTTGGTGTTGGTAATAGCAGGCAACCATCTCGTAAGCAAACACCAGAATCAAAAAGCAGCGAAGACTCCGGAAAGATGTCTATAGACAATTTCTCAGGCATAGATTCTCCCTGA